The genomic stretch AAGATTGCAAAAATTCTTAGGTGGTATTAAAACTATGAATAAACTTCCAGGAGCTTTATTTATTATTGATCCACGCAAAGAAAGAATTGCAGTAGCAGAAGCTCATAAATTAGGAATTCCAATTGTAGCAACTGTTGATACAAATTGTGATCCTGATGAAATCGACTATGTAATTCCAAGTAATGATGATGCTATTAGAGCGGTAAAATTACTTACTGCAAGAATGGCTGATGCTGTTATTGAAGGTCGTCAAGGTGAGCAACTTTCAGAAGCTGAAGTTGAAGCTTAATAAATCAAGATAAGGTAAGGGTTATAGCCCTTACCTTTAATTAAATAAGTAGGGGGATTTAGATGGTAACTGCAGCAATGGTAAAAGAATTGCGTGAATTAACTGGCGCAGGAATGATGGATTGTAAAAAAGCCTTAACTGAAACAGAAGGTAATATAGAAAAAGCTGTGGACTTTTTAAGAGAAAAAGGTTTAGCAGCGGCAGCTAAAAAAGCTGGTAGAGTAGCAGCTGAAGGTGTTGTTGAAACTTATGTTCATGGTGGCGGAAGAATTGGTGTAATGGTTGAAATTAACTGTGAAACTGATTTTGTTGCTAAAACAGATGATTTCAAAAGCTTAGCACATGATATTGCGTTACAAATTGCGGCTAAAAATCCAATGGTTGTTCGTCGTGAAGAAGTGTCAGAAGAAGTATTAGAGCATGAACGCGAAGTATTACGTGCACAAGCTTTAAACGAAGGTAAACCGGCTAATATCGTTGAAAAAATGATTGTTGGTCGTATTGAAAAATATTATAAAGAAATTTGTTTAATGGAACAAGAATTCATTAAAGATCCAGATAAAACAATTAGCCAATTAATCAATGAAAAAATTGCTAAAATTGGTGAAAATATTACTGTTAGAAGATTTACAGTATATCAACTTGGTGAAGGCATCGAGAAAAAGACAACTGATTTTGCTGCAGAAGTAATGGCAGCTGTTAATAGCTAAGAGAACACCATAAGTGTTCTCTTATTTTTAAAATTGTAGGTAACAGGAACATTAATGTTTTTGTCGAAGTTATATCAAATAGTAGAGTGTGGATAGGGGGTTTATTGTTTGGAAAAAGCAAATTACAAGAGAGTGGTCTTAAAGTTAAGTGGAGAAGCTTTAGCGGGTACAAAAGGATATGGAATTGACCCGATTGTTGTTGATGAGATTGCTAAGGAAATTAAAGAAATCAAAAAAACAAATATTGAAGTTGCAATAGTTGTTGGCGGTGGTAATATTTGGCGTGGTTTAGCAGGAAGCTCCAAAGGAATGGATAGAGCAACGGCTGACTATATGGGGATGTTAGCTACAGCGATGAATTCTTTAGCGCTACAAGATGCATTGGAGAATTGTGGTGTTGATACTAGAGTTCAAAGTGCTATTGAAATGAGACAAATGGCAGAATCTTATATTAGACGCAGAGCAATTCGCCACTTAGAAAAAGGACGTGTTGTAATTTTTGCAGCAGGTACAGGTAATCCTTATTTTTCCACAGATACTACGGCGGCATTACGAGCTGCAGAAATTGAAGCTGATGTTATTTTAATGGCTAAGAAAAATGCTGATGGTGTTTATGATTCAGATCCAAAATTCAATCCTGATGCTAAAAAATTCTTGGAATTAGATCATATGGAAGTATTAAAACGTGGCTTAGCAGTAATGGATTCTACGGCGATAAGCTTGTGTATGGATAATAAAATTCCGATTGTTGTATTTAGTATTGATGAACCAGGCAATATTTTAAAAGCGGCATTAGGTGAAAAAATAGGTACTGTTGTTGGAGGTAAAGGTTAATGTTCAAAGATATATTTGCTACACATGAAGATAAAATGAAAAAAGCATTAGAAGCTTTGCGTAGAGAATATTCATCTTTAAGAGCCGGCAGAGCAACTCCGGCCCTACTTGATAAGGTCAATGTTGATTATTATGGTACACCTACACCTGTTAATCAGGTTGCCAATGTTAGTGTTCCTGAG from Negativicutes bacterium encodes the following:
- the tsf gene encoding translation elongation factor Ts, which gives rise to MVTAAMVKELRELTGAGMMDCKKALTETEGNIEKAVDFLREKGLAAAAKKAGRVAAEGVVETYVHGGGRIGVMVEINCETDFVAKTDDFKSLAHDIALQIAAKNPMVVRREEVSEEVLEHEREVLRAQALNEGKPANIVEKMIVGRIEKYYKEICLMEQEFIKDPDKTISQLINEKIAKIGENITVRRFTVYQLGEGIEKKTTDFAAEVMAAVNS
- a CDS encoding UMP kinase — encoded protein: MEKANYKRVVLKLSGEALAGTKGYGIDPIVVDEIAKEIKEIKKTNIEVAIVVGGGNIWRGLAGSSKGMDRATADYMGMLATAMNSLALQDALENCGVDTRVQSAIEMRQMAESYIRRRAIRHLEKGRVVIFAAGTGNPYFSTDTTAALRAAEIEADVILMAKKNADGVYDSDPKFNPDAKKFLELDHMEVLKRGLAVMDSTAISLCMDNKIPIVVFSIDEPGNILKAALGEKIGTVVGGKG